Genomic window (Vibrio gallicus):
TGGGGCGTGGTGGTGAGACCTCTAATCAACAAGCGGTAGGTATTTTAGAGCGTGCTGCCAACCGTGCAGGATTTAAGGAGGTTTCCTTTCAATACGAGCCCGTAGCCGCAGGTCTTGAGTATGAGAATGCCCTCACTCGCAACCAGAATGTATTGGTAGTAGATATTGGCGGCGGTACCACCGATTGCTCGATGATCCAGATGGGGCCCCAATGGCGCGGTAGTGCGCAGCGAGATGCCAGCCTACTTGCGCATAGTGGACAGATGATAGGTGGCAATGACCTCGATATTCATATCGCATTTCAAAACTTTATGACTGAGTTTGGCAAAGGTAGCCGCAAAATCAGCGGACTGGAAATGCCAATAAGCCAATATTGGCACCCTATTTTGATCAACAACGTGCCAGCACAAAGAGAATTCTACTCTCGAGAGAACTTAGCACTACTTAAGCTACTCGTTAGAGATGCAGTCGAGAAAGAGAAGGTCTCGCGCTTAATAAAGCTTCATCAAGATGCGCTGGGTTACGGCATCGTAGCGCAAGCAGAGCGGGCAAAGATCGATCTAGAAGCCAATCAACAGTACATAGCGCAACTCAACCTTATTGATGAGACCTTAGCCATTCCGGTATCAAAACAAGATATGGAGCAAGCTATCAAGGTGCCACGTGAGAAAATCCAGAAATTAGTTGCAGAAGCGGTGACTCAATCGGGTATTAAACCCGATGTAATATTTATGACTGGCGGCTCGGCACGCTCACAAGTTCTAAGAAGCGCGGTACAATCCGAACTGCCCAACATAGAAGTTGTCAGCGGTAACTACTTTGGCTCAGTAACCGCAGGCTTAGCGCGTTGGGCTGATATTATTTATAGATAATGCATTTAAAAAACGAGCTAATATTAGCTCGTTTTTATTATGGTATAACATCTACCAATAAGATTTAGTTCACCTTTAATTACTTCGAATCAGGTTTAAACAAAGTCATTGCATGCTCTAAATCTGGTTTATCTAGTATATAGTTTGAATCGTGATTAATACCAACCTCCAATGATTTTGCCGCCGCTAATAACTGCGGCTCGGCTAAATGCAAACCAATAAATTTAATACTAATTGGTCTGCTATTATATTCACCATATGGAATAGTTAATGCTGGGTAACCAGCAGGAGCATAAACACCATCATATGAACCGTAGCTAGTTGCTAATACATCAATATTGTTTTTATGGTAGAAGTTGAGCATATTTTTACGGGCTGTCGCTTGACGATATTGATGGCCTTTTTGACATTCGTTACGAGATAGCGGGCTATGTACTGACTTGATCAACCAATCTTGACCATAGGCAATCCTTGCGGTCGGATTTTCATTGTTATACGCAATAATTGCATCTAAATCAGGAAATGGTGCATCGCTGCCTAAGCTGGTTAAGAAATCATTAACTGAATCTCTAAACCCACAGGTAAGCACAGTTGCAAAGTTATAAGGTTCTTTTATTCGAGACCAGGTTCCATAATCATCACTTAGATTATTGGATAGATAAGAGACATATTTAACCTGCACACCACCTGCTTTTAATTGTTGATATAACGCTTGTTGGTCCGATGTTGGATCAAACTGAGTGTTATTATTTAAGCCCATTCTGGATTCCACCCCAACGATGACCTCATGGCGATAAGTCTCACTTAGCGCATCAAAATAATCACGTCCAATCGCTGCTTGGTTTTCATCTGCATAGGTGTCGGTTGGGTCTATCTTAGCCATAACATCTAAGGTTGTGGCGAGATCATTAATGGTATGAGTCATAATCCCCATAGAATCTTGCGCTGCATCAAGGGGGATCACGTAGTCTCGGCTAATCAAACCGCGTGTGGTTTTTAAACCAATCACGCCATTAACTTCTGATGGTGCAATTACTGACCCCGAAGTTTCCGAGCCAATAGCAAAGCCAACTAAGTCAGCTGAGGTTGCCACAGCTGACCCGGCACTTGAGCCCATAGTAGTAAATAAGCCGTATGGGTTATGAGTTTGCCCACCATTATTTGAAAAACCATTAGCCGCGCGTGTATCAGTAAAGTTCGCCCACTCACCCTGGTTTAACTTCCCAAGAACAATGGCACCTTTTTCTCGCAATCGTTGTACCAAAAACGCATCTCTTGAAGGATGCCATGCAAGCATTGCAGCAGCGCCGGTTGCGGTATGCATTTTATCATGGGTTGCAATATTGTCTTTAAGACCAACGGGTATACCGAGTAAGCTTAAATCCCCCTGTCCTTGCTCAGCACGTAGCTTATCACTGGCAATCGCATCTGAGATAATATCTGGATTAAACTCAATAATAGAGTTGAGGCCATCTACATCATACTTACCTGCTCTATATAGGTAAAACTTCACCAACTCTACAGAGGACAGTTGCTTGTTGTTCATTAACTCTTGCAACTGTGGAATGCTTTTCCCAATAATCAACGGTTTATCTAGTTGGTATTGCGAATCATCATAATCGGCTAGCTGATCTTTAAATTGTGCAAAGTTACGATATAGCTTGCCGCAATAATTACTCGGTTCCTGAACTAATACCCCCTCTTCAGTAGGATGCAAATGGGGGCTATATTGGTCATTATTACAGGTTGTTCCTACAAGGTTAGCTATAGTAGTTAATGATTGAGGCGTGCTTATATCTGATGAAACTTCACTTGTTTTAGGCTCATTTTTTGTTTCATCGATAGGATTGTCTTTAGTATTACACCCTGAAATTAAAAGTGATGAAAATACGATCCCTGTGATTATTTTTTGATTCATTGCTTATTCCTTTTTTTGAATGAAAAGTACAAAGCAAAACTTATGC
Coding sequences:
- the yegD gene encoding molecular chaperone, producing the protein MIIGFDYGTANCSVAQATDDVVKHVSLDGEKYIPSTLCAPTSETISEYLFKKHGIHPTTSAGEAILKRAMAENYEQGINVLEEEVLFGKPALDLYLQDPKDIYYIKSPKSFLGASGLRDMQLAYFEDLVCAMMTNIKIKAEQSLQQDLTHTVIGRPVNFLGRGGETSNQQAVGILERAANRAGFKEVSFQYEPVAAGLEYENALTRNQNVLVVDIGGGTTDCSMIQMGPQWRGSAQRDASLLAHSGQMIGGNDLDIHIAFQNFMTEFGKGSRKISGLEMPISQYWHPILINNVPAQREFYSRENLALLKLLVRDAVEKEKVSRLIKLHQDALGYGIVAQAERAKIDLEANQQYIAQLNLIDETLAIPVSKQDMEQAIKVPREKIQKLVAEAVTQSGIKPDVIFMTGGSARSQVLRSAVQSELPNIEVVSGNYFGSVTAGLARWADIIYR
- a CDS encoding amidase family protein; the encoded protein is MNQKIITGIVFSSLLISGCNTKDNPIDETKNEPKTSEVSSDISTPQSLTTIANLVGTTCNNDQYSPHLHPTEEGVLVQEPSNYCGKLYRNFAQFKDQLADYDDSQYQLDKPLIIGKSIPQLQELMNNKQLSSVELVKFYLYRAGKYDVDGLNSIIEFNPDIISDAIASDKLRAEQGQGDLSLLGIPVGLKDNIATHDKMHTATGAAAMLAWHPSRDAFLVQRLREKGAIVLGKLNQGEWANFTDTRAANGFSNNGGQTHNPYGLFTTMGSSAGSAVATSADLVGFAIGSETSGSVIAPSEVNGVIGLKTTRGLISRDYVIPLDAAQDSMGIMTHTINDLATTLDVMAKIDPTDTYADENQAAIGRDYFDALSETYRHEVIVGVESRMGLNNNTQFDPTSDQQALYQQLKAGGVQVKYVSYLSNNLSDDYGTWSRIKEPYNFATVLTCGFRDSVNDFLTSLGSDAPFPDLDAIIAYNNENPTARIAYGQDWLIKSVHSPLSRNECQKGHQYRQATARKNMLNFYHKNNIDVLATSYGSYDGVYAPAGYPALTIPYGEYNSRPISIKFIGLHLAEPQLLAAAKSLEVGINHDSNYILDKPDLEHAMTLFKPDSK